The Oceanispirochaeta sp. DNA segment GATTTAGATATATTAATAGGGAGGGAGGGGATATCCCAAAAAGATCTTGCTAAAAAGGCGAGAACTACTCAAAGTGCTGTTTCTCGTTTTGAGAATATGAAAATTAAACCCGGGTATGTTTTTTTAAATAAAATTAGCAACTCAGCAAATGGAGAGCTATTTATATCCCCGATGGGAAAATACTCTGTGACTATACCTTATGATCTCCAAGAGAAAGCTGATCTTATTGCTGAAACTATAGATATTCCTGTAAAAAAAATGATTAGTAACTGGCTTAGGGCTGAACTTGAAAAGCATTATTTAATGATAGAAAAAGAAGAAGTTCAATACTGTGAAATAATTGACTTTCCCACAGAAAAAGCCGTGAAAATTTCAGGTACAAAAACAACTTGGGAAGATCTCAAAGAGAATTAATTTATGAAAGAAACAATAAAACTGTCAGAAATAGTAAAAGGTATTGAGCTGGAGAATATAAGTACTTCCTTGCTTTCGGACCAAAAAGTAAACCACTTGAAAACTGGTGAAAATATTAATTTAAGCCTCAATTTTGGACTTAAAAAGGATGATCCTCAAAAAACTGAAAATGGTTTTACTATTAATCCAAACTTTAAATTGATTGCTCAGGATAAGGATGGAAAAGAGTATTTTATCCATGAGTCAAGATTGAATATTGTAATTAAGTCATCACAAGAAACGTATAATTTAATATGGGAAAATAATAATAAAAATGAGTTTCTGAGTAAATATTTGACTCCCATAATATGGCCTTACATCAGACAGCAGGTACAAGATGGACTGTTAAGAGTCGGAATGCCTATTTTTTCCCTACCCTTCGAATTCTCCAAGCTACCGATATAATCAATGTCATACTAAACCAGTCCCTCAGGCAGCCCTGAAAGCACCATCTCACTCATCACAGTATCCATCAGAGGAACTTCAACTATTGTTTTATTGGATTTAGTGCCGCGGATTGTATGAAGCCGTCGGGTTTCAATGGTTTTTTGAATCAGTTCTTGTTGGCTCTTTCGATTTTGCTGTGTCAGGATCTGGCTGCCCGAGGAGACCATGGAGAGGTTAAACCTGGCCAATTCGGATTCAATCATCCGGGAGATGGAGACGGAGACAACAGGCGGTAGTCCAACCCGTTTTCCGCCGATAGAGCCGTGGGCGGGAAAATGTCCTGCAGTATCCGCAGGACTCAAATAAATGGACTTTAGTGATATCAGGGAGGCAGATTTGAATCATGGAACTGATGTATCAAGCGTCTGTGAGGCCCGGGCATGTTTCTGGATTCCGGAAGGATCGGGTAGTTTTTAAATGGAGTCTGTAAGAATCTCTTTCTTGAATTCTGATGAGGTCATTGATGATTCCGACATATATTTTTTGGAGCAGTTCCTTTCTCAAGAGCGTCTGGAAAGGAACTTAAAGTTTCGAAAGGAAGAGGATCGAAAACGATCAATTCTTGCAGAATCTCTTGTGCTGTTCTGTTTGATGAAAGATTATGGAATTTCTCCAGACCGGATCTGTTTTGGCAGAGATGTCTATGGGAAGCCCTTTTTAAGGTCTCATAGGACCATTCATTTTAATCTTTCCCATTCCGGAAACTGGGTCGCTTGCATTCTCGGAACCGGACCCGTGGGGATTGATATTGAGCAATGCAGGCAGGACATTGATCCGATCAGTACCGGTCAAATCTTTTCCGCACGGGAGAAGGAGATTCTTCAGGCATTAAATACAGAAGATCGATTAGAGCGGTTTTATCAACTCTGGACTTTGAAGGAGAGCTATACAAAAGCTCTGGGAGCAGGGATTGGCCGTGGCTTTGAAACATTCAAGTTCGAATGGGATGAACTTGACGCTATAGACCTTTATGATCCGCTTGATCAAGGGAATTCTGATTTCCAGTTTCAAAGCTTCTCACTGGATAAAGAGCATATAAGCGCAGCCTGTTTTCCTAGCGGCAGATCCGTCCCGGACGTCTCCTTTATTCTACTTTCAGAATTATTAAAGGACATGAAAAGAATCGAAAGCAGAGATTGATCTGTCTTTGGGAACGTCTGTATACAATTCAGTTTCCTTGATACCTTTAGTAAATCATGATAATGTAATATTAAATATAGTAATTTATCTCTCAACTTCTGTACCCTTTGTTATAGAATGTTTGTGAGCTTATTTGTTCTCTACAGTCTTTTTAGAAATGAATTCATGAACTTCTTTCAATTATAATCTTAAAAAAAGATCTGGTTTTAATAGCCCTTGGCTGATCTCCCTGCACAATGTAGAGAATTGAATAAGCTTTTATTATTAAAATTAGGAGTTTCTATGCCTCAGTCCACTTCTTTTACGGTTACGCCCTGGATCAGTTGTTACAAGCCTCGACCGGATGCCCTGTTGAGGCTTTTCTGTTTCCCCCATGGTGGCGGAGGGCCCCAGGCTTTTAAATCCTGGGCTGATAACCTTCCCAAAGAAATTGAAGTCTATTGTCTGAATTTACCTGGGCGCGGCAGCAGGCGCAATGACCCTCCTATTCATAATATGCCGGAACTTTCTGATCAGATTGTCCATGCCCTTTCTGCTTATCTTGATAAACCATTTGCCCTGTTCGGGCATAGTGTGGGAGCATTGGTGGCCTATGAAGTGACCAGGGGTTTGGAAGAGAAAGGAAGTCCCCTTCCGGTCCGACTTTTGGTTTCCGCTCATAAGGTTCCTCATGATGCTTTAGAAGAGGAGCCTATGTATAACCTTCCTGATCAGGAACTGGTTCAGAAAATCATAGACCTCGGACTGGTCCCGGCTGAAGTTTTGGAAAACAAGGAATTGATCGATTTTATCCTTCCTCCCATGAAAGCGGATTTTGAAGTCTCCGAAACCTACAAATACACGAAAAGGAATCCCCTTCCCGTTGCGATTACAGCTATGGGGGGAGAGGGGGATACCCTTCTTAGTCCTGAAGACCTGGACGCCTGGAAAGAGTACAGCTCCCTGTCTTTTCAATCTTTCCTCTATAAAGGGGATCATTTCTATACCGAAACGCTTCAGAAGGAAGTGCTGAAAGATATTAGTCAATGGCTGTTGCAGGATCTTAAGGACATGCCCAAAGCGATCAAAGAAGGTCCAAAAGCGGATTATCCGGAGAAATGCCTTCATGAAATCTTCCGGGAGCAGGCCGCCGCCCATCCCGACCGCATCGCTATTGCCGATCCGGGGGGGAGCCTGACTTTCCGGGATCTGGATGAAAAGACCGACCTTGTGGCCCGCTACCTGCAGAAACAGGGGGTCCGGGTCGACAGCATCGGCGGGATCTGTATGGATAGCTGCGTGGAGTATGTCATTGCCTATCTCGCCATTCTGAAAGCCGGGGGAGCTTATATGCCGATTGAGCTGGCCTATCCCCCGGAGCTCCTGAAGCGGGTGTTGGAAAAATCCGATCCGGTGATGATACTTACCAAAAATGAGTATCTTTCCAGACTTCCCGAATCCAGGCGCTCTCTGGACAAAGCCCTTCCTTTGGATGAGGGATGGGAACAAGTTCTGGAGGATATGGATTTACCTGCCTTGGATGAGGACAGGGAGCTGCCCGGTCCGGACAGTCTGGCCTATTGCGTTATGACATCGGGCACAACCGGAGCTCCCAAAGGGATAATCTGTCCCCATCGCGGTGCGGTCAACTCCTACTACTGGCGCTACCGCAACCATCCCTACTCCGAAGGAGAGAGGGAAGGTTGCAATGTTTTCCTGGTCTGGGAGGTTATTCGCCCCCTTCTGCAGGGTTTTCCCTCCTATGTGATTCCCGATGATGTGATATATGATCCCTGGAAGCTGGTGGATTTTCTTGAGAAGTATGAGATCACCCGGGTCCTGTTCACCCCTTCTTTGCTGGAACAGGTATTCAATACGCCCGGTCTGGAGTTGGAGAAACGGCTCAAACATCTGAAAATTGTCTGGCTTAACGGAGAAGTCGTTCCTACAGTATTGAGGAACCGCTTCTTCGAACGCTTCCCCGGAGTGAAGCTGCTGAATGACTACAGCATTTCCGAGTGTCATGATGTGTGCACTCATGATCTGGAATTTCTGGATACGCTTTTTTCTCCCAGGTATGCCTCTCTGGGATTCCCCATGGATAACGTACGCATCTATCTACTGAATGAACAGCTGGAGCCCGTGCCGATTGGAATGTCCGCCGAAATTTATGTGGGCGGTGATTCTCTGGCCAGAGGGTACCTGGATGAACCGGAAAAAACAGCCGAAAGATTTATCCCCGATCCTGTTCGGAAGGATGGATCTCGCCTGTTCCGGACGGGCGATCTGGGCCGTTTCCTACCCAACGGGGAGTTGGAAGTCAAGGGACGAGTGGAGTTTATGATCAAGCTCCGGGGTTACAGCATTGTTCCGGGGGCCGTAGAGGCTGCCATAACGGAACATGACGCTGTGAGTACTTCTGTGGTCGTCACAAAAGACAGCCTCGAGACGGGTCAGCCCGAAGCTCTGGTGGCCTATGTGGTGGGCAATGGCGTCCTGGATGACAAATCCCTGGAAAAAGTCTTGCGTCCCCATCTCAAAGAGAGGTTGCCTCATTATTCCATCCCCTCCATTTTCATCCCCCTGGATGAACTGCCCCTTCATGATGTTACCGGAAAAATGGATCGGAAAAAACTCCCGAATCCCGATGAGTTTGTGAATAGAAAAAGAGCGGGCATAAAGGCTGATATACCGAAGCGGGACATTGAGTCGGCGATTGTGGAGACCTGGGAAGATATTCTGCAGATCAGAGCCACCGATCTGAGGGACAATTTTTTCGATATGGGCGGCCATTCACTTCTGGCTATTGCTATATGCGATAAACTGTCTAAAGCTCTGGAAGTGGACGTTTCGGTGATCGATATTTATGAGAATCCCACCATTCGCAGCCTGGCCGATTTCATCGCATCCAAAAGAGAGGACGCGGGATTATCCACAAGGGATGACCTGAATAACAAGAGGTCTTTCTTTCACCAGGAATCCACGGAAATCGCCGTTGTGGGGATGGCCGCCCGATTCCCCGGTGCCAAAAACGTCAGGGAGTTCTGGGACAATCTTACAAACGGGGTCTGCAGTATTCGGGAATTAACGAAAGAGGAGCTCTCCCGGCGGGGAATCCCGGAAGAGACCTATTCCGACCCGGATTATCGCAGGATTGGAGCCCTACTGGATGATGTGGACAAGTTTGATTACAGCTTTTTCGGATTGAGTAAAAAAGAGGCGGACCTCATGGATCCACAGCACCGGCTCTTCCTGGAGTGCTGCTGGGAAGCCCTGGAAAATGCCGGATATCCGCCGACTCAGAATGGAAAAAGGACAGGCGTTTTTGGTGGTTGTTACTCCCCGCTCTACCTGCTTCATAATCTCAAGGGGGGTGGATTTATGGATCCATCGGACCCTGCGGAATATCATCTGACCGAAACAGGGAATGACAAAGATTATCTGGCAACCCGGGTTTCCTATCTATTAAACCTTCAGGGTCCCAGTCTCTCGGTTCAAACCTCCTGTTCCACCGCCGCATCGGTTGTAGCTACTGCCTGTGAGTCCCTGCTGTCTGGTAAATGCGATGCCGCCCTGGCGGGGGCTTCGAGCATTACTTTTCCTCAGGGGGGATATCAGTATGTAGAGGGGCATATCAACTCCAAAGAGGGAAAGATCAAGACCTTCGATGTCGACGCAGATGGAACCATCCTGGGAGACGGCGTCGGTATTCTTGTTCTCAAGCGGCTGGAAGATGCCCTGGAGGCGGGAGATAATATTATTTCGCTTATTAAAGGATTTGCCGTCAATAACGATGGGAATAATAAAGCGGGATACTCCGCTCCCAGTGTCCACGGCCAGAAGAATATGGTCCTCGACGCTCTGAATATGGCGGATATCGGCGCCGACACTATTTCCTATATAGAAGCCCATGGTACGGGAACGTTTATAGGTGATCCCATCGAAATACGGGCCCTTTCCGATGTATACCGTTCCTTCACAGACAAAAAAGCCTTTTGCGCTCTGGGATCGGTAAAACCCAATATCGGTCACAGTAACATCGCCTCGGGTATGGCAGGGATTATCAAAGCCTCGTTGAGTCTCTATCATAAACAAATACCGCCGACAATAAATTTTAAAAATCCCAATCCAGCCATGAACATCCAGGACAGTCCGTTTTTTATCAATACAGAGCTGCGGAAATGGGACTCTTCAGGGGATTTTCCCCGGAGAGCGGGAGTTTCCTGTCTGGGCATAGGCGGGACGAATGTGCATTTCGTACTGGAGGAACCACCTGTCAGAAAATCTGAGTCTTCAGGAAAGAATTTGATTCCTTCCAGGGGCCTTCTAACACTTTCAGCTAAAACCCCGGGATCTCTCGAGGGGATGCGGCAGGAATTGATAGGGTTTTTAATGGAAAAGGAAGAATGGAACCCGGCAGATCTGGAATATACTTTGCAGGAGGGGCGAGAAAACTTCTCCCTTCGACTGGCTGTGTCCTGTTCAGACCGTTCGACCGCGTTGGATGGGCTGAAAACCGCCTCTATCCAGGATAGCCGTAATACCTTGAAGGGAAAGACGGTCTTTCTCTTTCCCGGACAGGGTTCTCAGCATCACAGGATGGGAATGGATCTCTATGAGAAGGATTCTGTTTATAAAAAATACTTCGACAGTTGCTGCGACAAGCTGATTCCTCTGATCAATGCGGATCTGAGGACTTCTCTGTTTGCCGAAGAGGGGACACAGGAGGCCGAAGAGGCCTTCCGATATGCCTACACTGTACAACCAGTTCTATTTTCACTTCAGTATTCTTTGGCCAGGTCTCTGATGGACCGTGGTGTTGTACCGGAAGCCCTTGCCGGGCATAGCATCGGGGAATATACGGCCGCCTGCATCGCCGGGGTTCTCAGCCTGGATGATGCTCTGGCCCTGGTTGTCGCACGGGGCCGGGTTATGGAGGAGTCTGGGGAGGGGGCCATGACCGCAGCCGGTCTGACTCCCGCTGACGCGGCATCCTTCCTGAAAGGCCGCAAAGATCTCTCCCTTGCTGTTGTGAACGGGGATGACCAGGTTGTTTTGTCCGGAACAGTCGACGCAGTCAATGCGGCGGAAGAGGATCTCAAAAAACAGGGGATCATTACCCGTCGTGTTAATGGGTAACAAGCCTGCCACTCCGCCATGATGGACCGGGCGGCAGATAAACTTGTTAAAGAAGCCCGGAAGGTCTCCCTGGCAAAACCGGAGATACCCCTGCTTTCCAATCTGACCGGAACCTGGATGACCGACAGGGAAGCCTGTGATCCTGGATACTGGGGGCTTCATATGCGGGGAACCGTTCGTTTTGCGGATAACGTCAAAGCTCTGTTGCAGGACAAACCGGCGGCTATGCTGGAAGTGGGGTCCCATAAAATCCTGAGCAAACTGATGAAATCCCTCTCTAAAGGAATCTCCTCCGGGGATTCACCTTTGATCCTCTCGACCCTCAGGCATCCCAGGGACAAAAAGACATCCGATTCCCAGGCTTTCGGACAGCTCCTGGGCGATCTCTGGGCAGCAGGATTGCCGGTTGACCTGAAGGCTTTCCGCAGTGAGAAGGGTGGGAGGAAAATACCCCTTCCAGGCATCCGTTTCGATCCCTATAAGTGTTGGAAACAAAGCGATGCCGATTGGAGTGTAAAAGAACCTCAGCAGGGAAAAATCAAAGATATCGCCCAATGGGGTTACATCCCATCCTGGACGAGGAAATGGATTCCCCCTATTTCCCGGCCTGGTGGGGAGAAGAAAAACTGGTTGATTTTTTCAGATCCAGAACAAGAGGCTCTCTCCATGGAGGTCTCTAATCTGCTGGAAAGTCAGGGAGATATTGTCAGGACTGTTTTTCCAACTGTGAAGGATCGCCTGGGAATGGACGAGATTTCTTTTCATATCAATCCCGGCCAGCCGGATCAGTTTGGAGAAGTTCTGAAACAATTGGAATCTCAGAGTATTTATCCTCATGGCATTCTCTACTTTTGGGGAATCGGTCCTGCCGATTGTTCTGGTGTGCTGGAAAAAAGTTATTATCCTTTTTTGAATCTGGCTAAGGCCTTATCCGTACAGACAGTCCTGGATACCATGAGTCTCTGGGTTATTACGGATAATACCTTTCAGGTGGATGTTGAAAGAATCATTCCTGAGAAATCCGCCCTATTAGGCCCCGCGATTGTTCTGCCTCAGGAGAATCCCCAAATGACCTGTTATGTGGTGGATGTTCAACTCGATAGAATCTCTCTGGACAGACTGGCAGGGCAGATCCTCAGGGAATGTGTTCCATCCAAAGCTGTCAGCGAGGCCTTTATCGTTCTGAGGGGCGTCAATCGATGGGTCCAGAGTTATGAACCTGTATCATTGGACTCAGTAGAAGCTCCCGGGTCTATAGATAAAGACGGGACCTACATTATTACCGGAGGTCTGGGAAGAATCGGTCGGAGCCTGTCTGAGAAAATGGTTGGGCAAGGGGCCCATGTGGTTTTGACGACAACCCGGGAACTTCCGGCGAAAGAGAATTGGAGAGCTCTTCTGGCGGAAAACAAGCTGGATGAAAAAATGCGTACTTCCCTGGAGCATCTGATCGGCCTGGAAGAGCGGGGCGGTCAGTTCAGGGTTGTCAAGGTCGATTTCGGAGATGAATGGGATATCGCTGCTCTGCTGGAGGACACAATCCGGGAGTTTGGTGGCATAAGCGGAATCTTTCATGCCGCCGGTAAGGCGAATCTTAAATCACTCCCCGATACTACCCGGGAAACTTCGGAACAGGAGTTCGCATCAAAGATCGATGCTCTCTGGAATCTGGATAAAGCTGTGGCGCTGTGCCGCGACAAGACCGGAATCGAACCGGGTTTTATTCTCCTCTTTTCCTCTATGGCATCTGTTCTGGGAGGCTATAGCATGGCGGCCTATGCGGCGGCCAACCGTTTTATGGATACCTTTGCCCAATCCCGGTGCATAAGCGAGGGGCCTTCCTGGATTGCCGTGAACTGGGATGACTGGGACTTTGATTATACGAAAGAACAGGTCGGTGCGTATGAGAAAACGACAGCTCAGTATGCCATGAGCCCCGAGGAGGGGTACGAAACGGTGCAGCGTATCCTTTCTCTTCCTGATCCGGTTCAGATACTGGTATCCCCCCGGCCTCTGGAGCTGCGGGTGAAGCAATGGATTCATCAATACGCAGAGGGAGAGGACCATCCCGCGACACTACCGGAAGCAACTGAATCTGCCGGGCATGAAGAACGTATCCTGGATATATTCAGGGAAGTCCTGGGTGACCCGGACCTGGTGGCTGAAGATAATTTTTTCGATGCCGGCGGGGACAGCCTTCTGGCCAGTCAGATTCTTCTGAAGCTGCGCAGGAATATGAAGGAGCATGCGGACAGGATTACCCTGAACAGTATCTTCGAATATCCATCAGTCAAGGATCTGGTCGCTTGGCTTCAGCCCTGAACCAGCGTCTCAGGCAAACCTGAAAGCACTCTCTCACTCATTTCAGTATCCATAAGAGGAACCTCTAATATTGTCTTCCTGGCTTTAGTGCCGCGGATCGTATGAAGCCGTTTTGTTTCAATGGTTTTTTGAATCAGCTCCGGCCATAAGACTCTGTCTGGGGACTTCAGTAGGTTGATGAACCGGCTCAGCCGGAAGGCGGTGATCAGTTGTGCTGTGCTGAGATTTCCGTTCCAGGGCCATACGGAAGAGCCGCAGTACAGGGCAGGCAGACCGGGGAGTCCATTTTCTCCGGGCTGTTCAAATCCGGGAAGTCCCGGGACTGCAT contains these protein-coding regions:
- a CDS encoding helix-turn-helix transcriptional regulator produces the protein MKGNDVVGFLDKITKSDPKLESFEKEYGPLANFLEDLDILIGREGISQKDLAKKARTTQSAVSRFENMKIKPGYVFLNKISNSANGELFISPMGKYSVTIPYDLQEKADLIAETIDIPVKKMISNWLRAELEKHYLMIEKEEVQYCEIIDFPTEKAVKISGTKTTWEDLKEN
- a CDS encoding 4'-phosphopantetheinyl transferase superfamily protein, encoding MESVRISFLNSDEVIDDSDIYFLEQFLSQERLERNLKFRKEEDRKRSILAESLVLFCLMKDYGISPDRICFGRDVYGKPFLRSHRTIHFNLSHSGNWVACILGTGPVGIDIEQCRQDIDPISTGQIFSAREKEILQALNTEDRLERFYQLWTLKESYTKALGAGIGRGFETFKFEWDELDAIDLYDPLDQGNSDFQFQSFSLDKEHISAACFPSGRSVPDVSFILLSELLKDMKRIESRD
- a CDS encoding type I polyketide synthase gives rise to the protein MPQSTSFTVTPWISCYKPRPDALLRLFCFPHGGGGPQAFKSWADNLPKEIEVYCLNLPGRGSRRNDPPIHNMPELSDQIVHALSAYLDKPFALFGHSVGALVAYEVTRGLEEKGSPLPVRLLVSAHKVPHDALEEEPMYNLPDQELVQKIIDLGLVPAEVLENKELIDFILPPMKADFEVSETYKYTKRNPLPVAITAMGGEGDTLLSPEDLDAWKEYSSLSFQSFLYKGDHFYTETLQKEVLKDISQWLLQDLKDMPKAIKEGPKADYPEKCLHEIFREQAAAHPDRIAIADPGGSLTFRDLDEKTDLVARYLQKQGVRVDSIGGICMDSCVEYVIAYLAILKAGGAYMPIELAYPPELLKRVLEKSDPVMILTKNEYLSRLPESRRSLDKALPLDEGWEQVLEDMDLPALDEDRELPGPDSLAYCVMTSGTTGAPKGIICPHRGAVNSYYWRYRNHPYSEGEREGCNVFLVWEVIRPLLQGFPSYVIPDDVIYDPWKLVDFLEKYEITRVLFTPSLLEQVFNTPGLELEKRLKHLKIVWLNGEVVPTVLRNRFFERFPGVKLLNDYSISECHDVCTHDLEFLDTLFSPRYASLGFPMDNVRIYLLNEQLEPVPIGMSAEIYVGGDSLARGYLDEPEKTAERFIPDPVRKDGSRLFRTGDLGRFLPNGELEVKGRVEFMIKLRGYSIVPGAVEAAITEHDAVSTSVVVTKDSLETGQPEALVAYVVGNGVLDDKSLEKVLRPHLKERLPHYSIPSIFIPLDELPLHDVTGKMDRKKLPNPDEFVNRKRAGIKADIPKRDIESAIVETWEDILQIRATDLRDNFFDMGGHSLLAIAICDKLSKALEVDVSVIDIYENPTIRSLADFIASKREDAGLSTRDDLNNKRSFFHQESTEIAVVGMAARFPGAKNVREFWDNLTNGVCSIRELTKEELSRRGIPEETYSDPDYRRIGALLDDVDKFDYSFFGLSKKEADLMDPQHRLFLECCWEALENAGYPPTQNGKRTGVFGGCYSPLYLLHNLKGGGFMDPSDPAEYHLTETGNDKDYLATRVSYLLNLQGPSLSVQTSCSTAASVVATACESLLSGKCDAALAGASSITFPQGGYQYVEGHINSKEGKIKTFDVDADGTILGDGVGILVLKRLEDALEAGDNIISLIKGFAVNNDGNNKAGYSAPSVHGQKNMVLDALNMADIGADTISYIEAHGTGTFIGDPIEIRALSDVYRSFTDKKAFCALGSVKPNIGHSNIASGMAGIIKASLSLYHKQIPPTINFKNPNPAMNIQDSPFFINTELRKWDSSGDFPRRAGVSCLGIGGTNVHFVLEEPPVRKSESSGKNLIPSRGLLTLSAKTPGSLEGMRQELIGFLMEKEEWNPADLEYTLQEGRENFSLRLAVSCSDRSTALDGLKTASIQDSRNTLKGKTVFLFPGQGSQHHRMGMDLYEKDSVYKKYFDSCCDKLIPLINADLRTSLFAEEGTQEAEEAFRYAYTVQPVLFSLQYSLARSLMDRGVVPEALAGHSIGEYTAACIAGVLSLDDALALVVARGRVMEESGEGAMTAAGLTPADAASFLKGRKDLSLAVVNGDDQVVLSGTVDAVNAAEEDLKKQGIITRRVNG
- a CDS encoding SDR family NAD(P)-dependent oxidoreductase, translating into MMDRAADKLVKEARKVSLAKPEIPLLSNLTGTWMTDREACDPGYWGLHMRGTVRFADNVKALLQDKPAAMLEVGSHKILSKLMKSLSKGISSGDSPLILSTLRHPRDKKTSDSQAFGQLLGDLWAAGLPVDLKAFRSEKGGRKIPLPGIRFDPYKCWKQSDADWSVKEPQQGKIKDIAQWGYIPSWTRKWIPPISRPGGEKKNWLIFSDPEQEALSMEVSNLLESQGDIVRTVFPTVKDRLGMDEISFHINPGQPDQFGEVLKQLESQSIYPHGILYFWGIGPADCSGVLEKSYYPFLNLAKALSVQTVLDTMSLWVITDNTFQVDVERIIPEKSALLGPAIVLPQENPQMTCYVVDVQLDRISLDRLAGQILRECVPSKAVSEAFIVLRGVNRWVQSYEPVSLDSVEAPGSIDKDGTYIITGGLGRIGRSLSEKMVGQGAHVVLTTTRELPAKENWRALLAENKLDEKMRTSLEHLIGLEERGGQFRVVKVDFGDEWDIAALLEDTIREFGGISGIFHAAGKANLKSLPDTTRETSEQEFASKIDALWNLDKAVALCRDKTGIEPGFILLFSSMASVLGGYSMAAYAAANRFMDTFAQSRCISEGPSWIAVNWDDWDFDYTKEQVGAYEKTTAQYAMSPEEGYETVQRILSLPDPVQILVSPRPLELRVKQWIHQYAEGEDHPATLPEATESAGHEERILDIFREVLGDPDLVAEDNFFDAGGDSLLASQILLKLRRNMKEHADRITLNSIFEYPSVKDLVAWLQP